One genomic region from Arthrobacter sp. FB24 encodes:
- a CDS encoding dTDP-glucose 4,6-dehydratase, which produces MKTAITGGAGFIGSHLVEHLLAAGDKVTVLDDLSTGRLENLRTVIGHRDFHFVEGTILDRAAVDKVVAGADRVFHLAAAVGVNLIVEHPLESLRTNIHGTEVVLDAVLESGASLLLASTSEIYGKNTSDSLSEESDRILGSALKSRWTYAAAKGIDEAFAHAYWRQFGLPVAIVRLFNTVGPRQTGRYGMVVPRLVKQALAGEPLTVYGDGHQTRCFSYVGDIVPAITRISEEKSAYGNAYNLGGSYEISILTLAQRIVELLGSESPITLVPYEEAYAEGYEDMRRRVPNNSKAKDLVGFDPKTTLDQIILNVAADHRPVKAPDPLGWKVTMAAN; this is translated from the coding sequence GTGAAAACAGCAATCACCGGCGGAGCCGGCTTCATAGGGAGCCATCTCGTGGAGCACCTCCTAGCGGCCGGGGACAAAGTCACCGTTTTGGATGACCTCTCAACCGGTCGCCTGGAAAACCTCCGGACCGTGATTGGCCACCGGGATTTCCACTTCGTGGAGGGCACCATCCTGGACCGCGCCGCGGTGGACAAAGTGGTGGCCGGTGCTGACCGGGTATTCCACCTGGCGGCAGCGGTAGGCGTGAACCTCATCGTGGAGCACCCGCTGGAGAGCCTGCGCACCAATATCCACGGCACGGAAGTGGTCCTGGACGCCGTCCTGGAATCCGGAGCCTCGCTGCTCCTGGCATCCACCAGTGAAATCTACGGAAAGAACACCTCGGACAGCCTGTCGGAGGAGTCCGACCGGATCCTTGGCTCCGCGCTCAAGTCCCGCTGGACCTATGCCGCTGCCAAGGGCATCGACGAGGCATTTGCGCACGCCTACTGGCGGCAGTTCGGCCTTCCGGTTGCCATAGTCCGTCTGTTCAACACGGTGGGCCCCCGGCAGACGGGCCGGTACGGCATGGTGGTGCCCCGCCTCGTTAAGCAGGCTTTGGCCGGCGAGCCGTTGACGGTTTACGGCGACGGCCACCAGACCAGGTGCTTCTCGTACGTTGGAGACATTGTCCCGGCCATCACCAGGATCTCGGAGGAAAAGTCCGCCTACGGCAACGCGTACAACCTCGGCGGCAGCTATGAGATCTCGATCTTGACCCTGGCGCAGCGGATCGTGGAGTTGCTCGGCAGCGAAAGCCCCATCACCCTGGTGCCCTACGAAGAGGCCTACGCAGAGGGCTATGAGGATATGCGCCGGCGCGTGCCAAACAACAGCAAGGCGAAGGATCTGGTGGGCTTCGACCCCAAGACCACACTGGACCAGATCATCCTGAACGTGGCGGCCGACCACCGCCCGGTGAAAGCACCCGATCCGCTCGGGTGGAAAGTCACGATGGCGGCCAACTAG
- a CDS encoding S-layer homology domain-containing protein → MTLLQRYTAASEPRHRAERPPGRRKARWLAASTTVALAASLLGLTAPAANAVGETVVTLTFDDANVDQVVAADKLVSAGMRGTFFLPSGFMNQTNYMTTAQALALQAAGHEIGGHSVTHADLAAVGTDELARQICNDRATLMSYGLNVENFAYPFASASPAAEAEVGTCGYNSARGLGDIRSKVAGSETFPFAESLTPANLFYTGAPDQLDETWTLADIQSLVTQAQANGGGWVQLTFHHVGTGILVGSPVKDPLTVSTDTFNQFIDWLAGQRDTNTTNPVQVKTVKEVIGGTLKAAPAVVPPPAPQTTGNLVKNPSLETAGLNGSLLPRCWQAGGYGNNTRTFSTVTPGHAGTATASQQMVISAYTDGDGKLLPTLDTGECAPSATPGHTYLAKAWYKSTGGNTQFNLHYRTASGTWTYWTDSTLYLPTNNVWTQLAFTTPPVPAGATAISFGLNMIGVGTLVTDDYELYDTAGIKTFSDVATSNQFYNEISWLSNNLITQGYADGTFRPLASINRDAMAAFLYRLAGSPAVPANAPTFTDVGPTNQFYNEIRWLAAQGITTGYTDGTYRPLDPVNRDAMAAFLYRYNGKPAVPTTAPTFPDVTTGNQFYNEIRWLAATGITTGYPDGTFRPVQPISRDAMAAFVYRYNLNFPKGM, encoded by the coding sequence ATGACGCTTCTGCAACGCTACACTGCGGCCTCGGAGCCCCGGCACCGGGCTGAACGGCCTCCCGGCCGACGCAAGGCCCGCTGGCTGGCGGCCTCCACAACGGTGGCGCTCGCTGCCTCCCTTCTCGGACTCACGGCTCCCGCCGCCAACGCTGTTGGCGAAACTGTCGTGACGCTGACGTTCGACGACGCCAACGTTGACCAGGTGGTTGCCGCCGACAAGCTGGTCTCGGCCGGCATGCGCGGGACGTTCTTCCTGCCCTCGGGGTTCATGAACCAAACGAACTATATGACGACGGCCCAGGCACTGGCGTTGCAGGCCGCCGGACACGAGATTGGCGGGCACAGTGTGACGCACGCCGATCTGGCCGCCGTAGGAACTGACGAGCTCGCACGCCAGATCTGCAATGACCGGGCCACTCTGATGAGTTATGGCCTGAACGTGGAAAACTTCGCATATCCTTTTGCCTCGGCAAGTCCGGCCGCAGAAGCTGAGGTCGGAACGTGCGGCTATAACAGCGCCCGCGGCTTGGGGGACATCCGGAGCAAGGTTGCGGGTTCGGAAACCTTCCCGTTTGCTGAATCGTTGACGCCCGCTAACCTCTTTTACACCGGGGCACCGGACCAGCTGGACGAAACATGGACCTTGGCGGATATCCAGAGCCTTGTCACGCAGGCCCAGGCCAATGGCGGGGGTTGGGTCCAGCTGACGTTCCACCACGTCGGTACCGGCATCCTGGTTGGTTCACCTGTTAAGGATCCGCTGACCGTCAGCACGGACACCTTCAACCAGTTCATCGACTGGCTGGCCGGCCAGAGGGACACCAACACCACCAACCCGGTCCAGGTTAAGACCGTGAAGGAAGTCATCGGCGGCACTCTCAAGGCAGCGCCCGCCGTTGTTCCGCCACCGGCACCGCAGACCACCGGCAACCTGGTCAAGAACCCGAGCCTGGAGACCGCGGGCCTTAACGGATCACTTCTCCCGCGGTGCTGGCAGGCCGGCGGCTACGGCAACAACACCCGGACATTCTCCACAGTGACCCCGGGACACGCTGGTACGGCCACTGCGTCGCAGCAGATGGTGATCTCGGCCTACACCGACGGCGACGGCAAGCTGTTGCCCACCTTGGACACGGGTGAGTGCGCGCCCAGTGCAACTCCGGGGCACACGTACCTTGCCAAGGCCTGGTATAAATCGACCGGGGGGAACACCCAGTTCAATCTGCACTACCGGACGGCGTCCGGAACATGGACGTACTGGACGGACAGCACTCTCTACCTCCCGACAAATAACGTTTGGACCCAGCTGGCCTTTACGACGCCCCCGGTTCCGGCCGGTGCAACGGCTATCAGTTTCGGCTTGAACATGATCGGCGTCGGGACCCTGGTCACTGACGACTACGAACTGTACGACACTGCAGGCATCAAGACATTCAGCGATGTTGCCACCAGCAACCAGTTCTACAATGAGATCAGCTGGCTCTCCAACAACCTGATCACCCAGGGTTACGCGGATGGTACCTTCCGGCCTCTGGCATCGATCAACCGGGACGCGATGGCAGCGTTCCTGTACCGGTTGGCGGGCAGCCCCGCAGTGCCGGCCAACGCTCCGACGTTCACCGACGTAGGTCCTACCAACCAGTTCTACAACGAGATCCGCTGGCTGGCGGCCCAAGGCATCACCACCGGCTACACGGACGGAACCTACCGCCCGTTGGACCCTGTCAACCGCGACGCGATGGCGGCGTTCCTTTACCGCTACAACGGCAAGCCGGCTGTGCCGACCACCGCCCCCACGTTCCCTGACGTCACTACCGGCAACCAGTTCTACAACGAGATCCGCTGGCTGGCAGCGACCGGGATCACCACAGGCTACCCGGATGGCACATTCCGTCCGGTTCAGCCGATCAGCAGGGACGCCATGGCAGCGTTCGTCTACCGCTACAACCTGAACTTCCCGAAGGGAATGTAA
- a CDS encoding chitinase: MTAINRGSDPAAKAEMEPARESVPQPVPGRFRARPQFQLSQPSSPLIAGIAVATILASVIFFWAWRSGLATGAAQATWFAGYVDVTVSPPYAFEEAATPGTRDVVLAFLVASPQDLCVASWGAAYGLDEANTALGLERRVSDLRSRGGSAAVSFGGARNSELATTCRDEGKLRTAYRDVVERYEPAFIDFDLEGADLLDQAGAERRAKAVAWLQGDRNSSGKELAVWLTLPASPRGLTDAGIAAVEQMLQAGVDLAGVNIMTMNYGASRSSSQGMLDAAKAAAAATHDQLGIVYQRTGTNLSREQVWKKIGLTPMIGRNDLPGEVFELDAARDLKDYAVELGIQRLSMWSLNRDATCPSSEEGPTASFTCSGVDQGSFRFSDLLGSGLPGRMG, from the coding sequence ATGACAGCCATAAACCGCGGCTCGGATCCGGCCGCCAAGGCCGAAATGGAGCCGGCGCGGGAGTCCGTTCCGCAGCCCGTGCCCGGCAGATTCCGCGCCCGCCCGCAGTTTCAGCTGAGTCAGCCCTCGTCGCCCCTGATCGCAGGCATAGCCGTTGCCACCATCCTTGCCAGCGTCATCTTTTTCTGGGCCTGGCGCTCCGGTCTGGCAACGGGAGCTGCGCAAGCCACCTGGTTTGCGGGCTACGTGGACGTCACGGTCTCCCCGCCCTACGCTTTCGAGGAAGCCGCCACGCCGGGCACCAGGGACGTGGTGCTGGCGTTTCTTGTTGCCTCCCCTCAGGACCTCTGTGTGGCCAGCTGGGGAGCCGCCTACGGCCTCGACGAGGCAAACACTGCCCTCGGCTTGGAAAGGCGCGTCTCCGATCTTCGCTCCCGCGGCGGATCCGCTGCCGTGTCGTTTGGCGGAGCACGGAACAGTGAACTGGCCACCACGTGCCGGGACGAAGGCAAGCTCCGTACCGCCTACCGGGACGTCGTTGAACGCTACGAACCTGCCTTCATAGACTTCGATCTGGAAGGTGCCGATCTCCTGGACCAGGCCGGCGCTGAACGCCGGGCCAAGGCAGTGGCTTGGCTACAGGGGGATCGGAATTCCTCCGGCAAAGAGCTCGCTGTCTGGCTGACTCTTCCGGCTTCTCCCCGCGGGCTCACCGACGCCGGCATAGCCGCTGTGGAACAGATGCTCCAGGCTGGCGTGGACTTGGCAGGGGTCAACATCATGACCATGAACTACGGCGCCAGCAGGAGCAGTTCCCAGGGCATGCTGGACGCCGCCAAGGCCGCCGCGGCCGCCACACATGACCAGCTGGGCATCGTCTACCAGCGCACCGGCACCAACCTCAGCCGCGAACAGGTGTGGAAGAAGATCGGGCTGACGCCCATGATCGGCCGCAACGACCTGCCGGGCGAGGTGTTCGAACTGGACGCGGCCCGGGACCTGAAGGACTACGCGGTGGAGTTGGGGATCCAACGCCTGTCCATGTGGTCACTCAACCGCGACGCGACGTGCCCTTCCAGCGAGGAGGGGCCAACTGCCAGTTTTACCTGCAGCGGTGTGGACCAGGGAAGCTTCAGGTTCTCCGACCTCCTGGGTTCCGGGCTTCCGGGCAGGATGGGCTGA
- a CDS encoding polysaccharide deacetylase family protein has translation MSQRHELPGEQGGPPGSGLMRQRKRTTLWAVSWLAGLALLTGSAALVPKAGPGPARDAQGPLKNFAAPVDTSLALTTVTLTFDGGRASQLAAAETLRSHGLRGTFFVNSGFMGAKDYMTVEDLHKLAADGNEIGGHTATLADLTALEPAEATRQVCNDRTNLTDWGFKVTSFSYPFAAKSPEAEAMVAGCGYNSARSQGDLRSKLGCADCAVSETVRPADPFSTRSTPEIGSAWTIADLQQSVMDAETTGGWLQLSFFDIDDSGSPRSVSPALFNDFVSWLVTRTDEGTTAIRTVHDVIGGGAKPAVPGPVAPPAPPGTNALRNPGLETAGRYGLPECWQVSSYGENSHVLSTLTPGHSGTIARRLDVTGYTSGDAKLLPVMDLGACAPSVVAGHSYTLRAWYASTSSTQFELYYRNKVGTWTYWTASPWFPASAAYRQAEWTAPPVPADAVGISFGLNLFSDGELATDDYEMFDTGAPPAP, from the coding sequence ATGAGCCAGAGGCATGAACTGCCGGGGGAACAGGGCGGTCCGCCCGGTTCCGGTTTGATGCGGCAGCGGAAACGGACAACGCTCTGGGCAGTCTCATGGCTGGCCGGGCTGGCACTCCTGACGGGATCCGCCGCCCTGGTACCCAAGGCCGGCCCGGGGCCGGCCCGGGATGCGCAGGGGCCCCTGAAGAATTTTGCGGCACCCGTGGACACGAGCCTCGCGCTGACCACCGTCACGCTGACGTTCGACGGCGGCAGGGCCAGCCAGCTGGCCGCCGCGGAGACCCTTCGAAGCCACGGGCTACGGGGGACGTTCTTCGTCAACTCGGGTTTCATGGGGGCCAAGGACTACATGACGGTGGAGGATCTGCACAAGCTGGCCGCGGACGGCAACGAGATTGGCGGGCACACCGCAACCCTTGCAGACTTGACGGCACTTGAACCTGCGGAAGCCACCCGACAGGTCTGCAATGACCGGACCAACCTCACCGACTGGGGCTTCAAGGTCACATCTTTCTCCTACCCCTTTGCCGCAAAGTCGCCAGAGGCGGAGGCGATGGTGGCCGGCTGCGGCTACAACAGCGCGCGCAGCCAGGGTGACCTCCGCAGCAAGCTGGGGTGCGCCGATTGCGCCGTGTCCGAAACCGTCCGGCCGGCGGACCCGTTCAGCACGAGGTCGACGCCGGAGATCGGGTCCGCGTGGACCATCGCGGACCTCCAGCAGTCAGTCATGGACGCTGAAACCACCGGAGGGTGGCTGCAGCTGAGCTTCTTCGACATCGATGACAGCGGGAGTCCCCGGTCTGTCAGCCCTGCACTCTTCAACGACTTCGTCTCGTGGCTGGTGACCCGCACAGACGAAGGAACCACCGCCATCCGCACCGTGCACGATGTGATTGGTGGCGGGGCAAAACCCGCAGTTCCGGGACCTGTTGCTCCGCCTGCGCCGCCCGGCACCAACGCGCTCCGCAACCCGGGACTGGAAACAGCCGGAAGGTACGGCCTTCCCGAGTGCTGGCAGGTTTCCTCCTACGGCGAGAATTCACATGTCCTGAGCACGCTGACTCCCGGGCACTCGGGCACTATTGCCCGGCGCCTCGACGTCACGGGCTACACATCCGGGGACGCAAAGCTGCTCCCAGTCATGGACCTGGGGGCGTGCGCACCGAGCGTCGTCGCCGGCCACAGCTATACGCTGCGCGCATGGTACGCCTCCACTTCATCAACGCAGTTCGAGTTGTATTACCGCAACAAGGTTGGCACCTGGACCTATTGGACAGCCAGCCCATGGTTTCCCGCCAGCGCTGCCTACCGGCAGGCTGAGTGGACTGCACCGCCGGTGCCGGCAGACGCCGTCGGCATCAGTTTTGGCTTGAATCTGTTCAGCGACGGGGAGCTGGCTACGGATGACTACGAGATGTTCGACACGGGGGCGCCGCCCGCCCCGTAG